TTTGTGTGTCCCCACACCTACCTATTTCTCCTGCTATCTGTCTCTCATAATAATTcccatgtatttattatttttatagtacTCTGGAATGTTTTCAAGTCTTTGCCAATGGCTTTTCTCTCAAGGTGTGTTGAGTCCAGTGAAACTCCTATAGCAAATACTCTATTATGGTGACCTTTTCCAAGCTTTTCTACATTCTCCAAGTGTTTCTTGGTTTTTCCCACATCCTATAATGCCCTCCTTTCCTGTTCCAGTCCCCCTAGCCTGTCTACCTTCTCCTTACTTTTCTATGCTCATTTCTCACCAACACTTACTccatttccaccttctcccctcccaaACAGTCTAGAAGTTTCTTGGAATGTAGGTATTGTCTGTTAAGGACTGTCCCTAAAATCAAAATTTGATCTTAACCGGTAgacaataaatgaagaaaacataccATTTACTATGCTTTTATTTATGCTATTTGTGCAGTGAGCATATCCACAGACGGACTTCTTTACAAGACAtcagacacaaagacagaatgAGTCTGTTATTTTCCCTCACTCACAATGTACTAGTTAttccaaactttcaaagaacagcCCCTCACCGTGGTACAAATCCTGTACATCCCACATGACAAATGGCCTTCATTCAATAAGGTAGCACAGCTGTTGTAGCAAATGTCAATGACAGGAGAAATAACATAAACATCTTCTcaattatatatttaaacatacTGTGACTCTTAATCAACAGTGTTATAAAACGAATACAAGATTACAATATCTAAAGCAAACACTATTTTGCAATTAAACAATTAGCACTGATCACAAATACCAAATACAgtgccctccccaccctccacatCATTTTAATTTCAGGACCCTGCCTATCTACTCCACGGAGTACTTTGGATTCTCTTTTCCACTCCTAAGCGTCTGCCTGGGATCTCTCTATGGAGTGGAATAACCCCTAGCACCTGAATTGAGTATAGCCTCAACCTCTGCATCATCATCCGAATCCCAGTCATAGTTACATGGCCAGTCTTTGGAGCATCGGTTCCGAACTCTTGCCACAAAATGCATGACTTTCAGTTTGCTGGATTCCACGTGTGCTCGAGGGCCCCAGAAGAACTCGTACTCCACCGGACTGCTGCGGGGCACTGGCTTATAAAGCAGATACCCTCTGCGAACAAACTCTTCCGTTACGACCTTCTTCGGATCTCCAAAGATGCTGTGCTGCCTCCCAGGCTGCATCCCTAACTTCCCCAGCACTTTCCACACCAGGGCCTCCTTGGCGCTGTTGCCCATGATGAAGATGAGGGCTAATATGGACATTAGGAGACTTTTCTTGGTGCCCTGAAAACTGCTCCGCTTAACAGGCTTTTGCACTGGGGCAGAGCTTGAAGCTTCTTCAGGAGGAGTGGAGGCCTTCTCCGGAGTGCTTGTGTCTTCTTCAGGGCCGCTCAGGTAGTCTTCGGGTGTGCTGGGGATCACAGAAGCCGCCATCGGGGTCTTAGAGGCCTCTGAGGCCTGGATCTTGCGATTGTTGCGATTCTCTTCTGCTGCTTTTGCGTTCCGGCGGCGCCGACTCTTCCGTCCCCGAGGCATGGCTCCGGCCAAGCGCTCAAAGCCCGCAGCAGTTCTAGAGAACGATCGCTACAGCGTCCGAGTAAAGCGGCGAGCCTCCGCAGGGAGAGCCGCCAAAGCGCAAACGCCAGCGGAGTCTTTGTAGCGAGGAAGCGGTCGCTTTCGGCCACAAAGCCCTTTCCCTGGCTATCAGACTTGCGCAAGCAGTCGCCGCCCGCACTCGCCACAGCGCCAAGCGCGCGAGAAACCGGAGCAGCATTAGCCCCGCCTCTCCTGCCACGCACACGCTGAGCACCCAAGAGGAAGTGGGACGCTCCCGCACAGGAACTTCCGCTAGCCCAAAGGAAAAGGAGCGGGCTGCATTTTGGGTCCCCCCAAGGGTAGATAAGACAGCTAAGGGTTGGCGGGGATTTGTCCTGTGCGCAGGAGAGAAGAATCTCGGTATTCTTTAGGCAGGTGCACACGTTATCCTATTGGTTCATAGGTTTTGGCAAGCAATAGGCCCTTCCATTCTCACCAAAGGCGCCGAACTGAGGGGGTGTGGGAGGGGCGCGGCGGAGCATAGTCTTGCAAGGGGTCAGCTGACCCTACCcctccttggctgtcctggcttACGCAGCACATTCATTCTCCCGCCCGGTTTTCAGAAGGCGTTTATGTGTGGCTAATTAATTCGTGGGCCCATGAGGGAGCTGAATAATAGACTTAATGACCAAAGCGGTGGGtgaggggaggagatgggagtGCAAAGCCAGCTAGCAGTGCTCAAGAGGTGCAGAGCCTGTACAGGGCTACGTGTTGGCCTGGGCAATTAAGCGGGGCGGTGAGAAGATCAGACATAGATTTGCGCAGCCTCACAGAGGGGCAGAATACTTCCTGGcaggccacagaggaagcaattAGAATAAGAAGCAGCTGGATGAAAGTGAGCTTTAAGGCTGTTGCCATGGggactgagagacagaaaggcattTGAAGGGAGACCACTGGCAGGCTTCAGACAATGGATGGGAATGGGGAGCAGGGAGATGGTAGGGTGCAGTTGGAGCTTAGGTTTCTAGGCCAGCGAGCCAGCAGGCGTGCCTTGCCCTGTCTCCCCCGTGCACACTCTGACCTTTGTCCACTCCTTCTCTCTGCTCAGATTCCTCTGCCTGAATGTCTTCCCTCCATTCTGCACCAGCTAAGCTCCAC
The sequence above is a segment of the Chionomys nivalis chromosome X, mChiNiv1.1, whole genome shotgun sequence genome. Coding sequences within it:
- the Mageh1 gene encoding melanoma-associated antigen H1, whose translation is MPRGRKSRRRRNAKAAEENRNNRKIQASEASKTPMAASVIPSTPEDYLSGPEEDTSTPEKASTPPEEASSSAPVQKPVKRSSFQGTKKSLLMSILALIFIMGNSAKEALVWKVLGKLGMQPGRQHSIFGDPKKVVTEEFVRRGYLLYKPVPRSSPVEYEFFWGPRAHVESSKLKVMHFVARVRNRCSKDWPCNYDWDSDDDAEVEAILNSGARGYSTP